A single region of the Mycobacterium lentiflavum genome encodes:
- a CDS encoding TetR/AcrR family transcriptional regulator, which produces MAAASNGRPAEFPTHRGRQTQAAIDAAARTVIARKGILATTIADIAAEAGRSSASFYNYYDSKEAMVRQWALRFRDEANERARSVTGHGLSNRERAHEAAAAHWHTYRNRLAEVISVSQLAMVNDDFAQYWAEICDIPISFIAETVRRAQTKGYCPGDDPQLIAEAIVAMFNQFCYIQLSRSTDGELDDQACIQTLANIYYRAIFATEGH; this is translated from the coding sequence ATCGCGGCGGCGTCCAACGGCCGGCCGGCCGAATTCCCGACGCACCGCGGCCGTCAGACGCAGGCGGCGATCGATGCGGCCGCGCGAACGGTCATCGCGCGCAAGGGAATCCTGGCGACGACGATTGCCGACATCGCCGCGGAAGCCGGCCGTTCGTCGGCATCCTTCTACAACTACTACGACTCCAAAGAGGCGATGGTCCGCCAGTGGGCGCTGCGCTTTCGTGACGAGGCCAACGAGCGCGCCCGCTCGGTCACCGGGCATGGTCTGTCCAACCGGGAACGCGCCCACGAGGCGGCCGCGGCGCACTGGCACACCTACCGCAACCGGCTGGCCGAGGTGATCAGTGTGTCCCAGCTGGCGATGGTCAACGACGACTTCGCGCAATACTGGGCCGAGATCTGCGATATCCCAATCTCTTTCATCGCCGAAACGGTACGTCGCGCGCAAACCAAAGGGTATTGCCCGGGCGACGATCCACAGCTGATCGCCGAGGCGATCGTGGCGATGTTCAACCAGTTCTGTTACATCCAGCTCAGTCGATCCACCGACGGGGAACTCGACGACCAGGCCTGCATTCAAACCCTCGCGAACATCTACTACCGGGCGATCTTCGCAACGGAAGGTCATTGA
- a CDS encoding ATPase, translating to MSFNPGHNGPGAGGFRAQMSPTPAGDSAPTERLAGFRQPRPPRMVGDPAGSRSRSTGETPRIQRTRRTVDLPAATHRALDIWQREAADQLGVARVTGQEVLTALIDQLLADPKLAAQIVRAIQDRR from the coding sequence GTGAGCTTCAACCCCGGCCACAACGGGCCCGGCGCCGGAGGGTTCCGAGCGCAGATGTCCCCGACACCCGCCGGAGACAGCGCACCAACCGAACGCCTTGCCGGGTTCCGGCAGCCGCGCCCGCCACGAATGGTCGGCGATCCCGCGGGGTCCCGGTCACGCTCCACGGGCGAAACCCCCCGCATCCAACGGACGCGGCGTACCGTCGACCTCCCGGCCGCCACCCATCGAGCACTCGACATCTGGCAGCGGGAAGCCGCCGACCAATTGGGCGTCGCCCGGGTCACCGGCCAGGAGGTGCTCACCGCGCTCATCGACCAGCTGCTGGCCGATCCCAAACTCGCGGCCCAGATCGTCCGAGCCATCCAGGACCGGCGCTAG
- a CDS encoding alpha/beta hydrolase yields the protein MTPNSGSAGVVREFVGLPSPTAGRAGAGGHPCQGLYHRGVGRKPKVAMIATHYQIDFSEHYLADYLAIRGIGFLGWNTRFRGFENNFLLDHALVDIGVGVRWLREVQGVDTVVLLGNSGGGSLMSAYQSQAVEPNVTPLPGMRPASGLTELLPADGYVATAAHPGRPEVLTAWMDAAVVDENDPVATDPDLDLFNEVNGPPYPPEFIARYRSAQLARNHAITDWAETELKRVRAAGFSDRPFSVMRTWADPRMVDPSIEPTQRSPNLCYAGVPAKANRSAHGIAASCTLRNWLGMWSLRVAQTRAEPHLGRVACPALVINAEADTGVFPSDAQRIYDALASTDKLQVSIDSDHYFTTPGARSEQADTIARWISKRWR from the coding sequence TTGACGCCTAACAGTGGCAGCGCAGGAGTTGTCCGCGAGTTCGTCGGCCTTCCGTCGCCCACCGCCGGGCGCGCCGGCGCGGGCGGACACCCCTGCCAGGGGCTGTATCACCGCGGCGTGGGGCGCAAGCCGAAGGTAGCCATGATCGCCACGCATTACCAGATCGACTTCTCCGAGCACTATCTCGCCGATTACCTGGCGATTCGGGGTATTGGATTTCTCGGCTGGAACACCAGGTTCCGTGGCTTCGAAAACAATTTCCTGCTCGACCACGCGCTGGTCGACATCGGCGTGGGAGTGCGCTGGTTACGCGAGGTTCAGGGCGTGGACACCGTTGTACTGCTGGGCAATTCGGGAGGCGGATCGTTGATGTCCGCATACCAGTCACAGGCCGTCGAGCCGAATGTGACCCCACTGCCGGGTATGCGGCCGGCCAGCGGGCTGACGGAGTTGCTCCCCGCCGACGGCTATGTCGCCACCGCGGCGCACCCCGGACGCCCGGAGGTGCTGACCGCCTGGATGGATGCCGCCGTCGTCGACGAAAACGACCCCGTCGCCACCGACCCAGACCTCGACCTGTTCAACGAGGTCAACGGTCCGCCGTACCCGCCGGAGTTCATCGCCCGATACCGCTCGGCGCAGCTCGCGCGCAACCACGCCATCACCGACTGGGCCGAGACGGAACTCAAACGTGTTCGCGCAGCCGGCTTTTCGGATAGGCCGTTCTCGGTGATGCGAACCTGGGCCGATCCCCGCATGGTCGATCCCAGCATCGAGCCCACCCAGCGTTCGCCTAACCTGTGCTACGCGGGTGTGCCGGCCAAGGCCAACCGCTCGGCACACGGCATCGCCGCGTCCTGCACGCTGCGTAACTGGTTGGGTATGTGGAGCCTGCGGGTGGCGCAAACCCGGGCCGAGCCGCACCTGGGCCGCGTCGCCTGCCCGGCCCTGGTGATCAACGCCGAGGCGGACACCGGCGTGTTTCCGTCGGACGCCCAACGCATCTACGACGCGCTCGCGAGCACTGACAAGTTGCAGGTCTCGATCGACAGCGACCACTACTTCACCACCCCGGGCGCGCGTAGCGAGCAGGCGGATACCATCGCCAGGTGGATCAGCAAGCGGTGGCGCTGA
- a CDS encoding acyl-CoA dehydrogenase has product MPIAIISEHQDLADSVRSLVARVAPSEVLHAAMETPVENPPPYWQAAAEQGLQGVHLSEAVGGQGFGLLELAIVLAEFGYGAVPGPFVPSAIASALIASHDPEAKVLAELASGAAIAAYALDSGLTATRKGPEDEGVLVIRGEVRAVPAAAQASVLVLPVAIDSGDEWVVLRAEELDIEPVKSLDPLRPIAHVTADAVEVGEDALLSTLTRTNAHALMSTLLSAEAIGVARWATDTAAQYAKIREQFGRPIGQFQAIKHKCAEMIADTERATAAVWDAARAIDEGSPDVEFAAAVAATLAPTAAQRCTQDCIQVHGGIGYTWEHDTNVYYRRALMLAACFGRSSDYPQKVVNTATTTGMRPVDIDLDPETEKLREEIRAEVAAFKARDREPRTVALAEGGWVLPYLPKPWGRASSPIEQIIIAQEFTTGRVRRPQVGIAAWIIPSIVAFGTEEQKQRFLPPTFRGEMVWCQLFSEPGAGSDLAGLSTKATRADGGWRITGQKIWTTAAQYSHWGALLARTEPSAPKHNGITYFLLDMRSEGVTVKPLRELTGNAMFNTVYIDDVFVPDECVLGEVNRGWEVSRNTLTAERVSIGSSDANFLATLPQFVEFVRNYRSEGQFDQVAQHRAGQLIAEGHAAKVLNLRSTLLTLAGGDAMPSAAISKLLSMRTGQGYAEFAVSSFGTDAAIGDPDELAGKWGEYLLASRATTIYGGTSEVQLNIIAERLLGLPRDP; this is encoded by the coding sequence ATGCCGATCGCAATAATTTCCGAGCATCAAGATCTGGCCGACTCGGTGCGCTCCCTGGTGGCGCGCGTCGCGCCGTCCGAGGTGTTGCACGCGGCCATGGAGACTCCGGTCGAGAACCCGCCGCCGTACTGGCAGGCTGCCGCCGAGCAAGGCCTGCAAGGTGTTCATCTCTCCGAGGCGGTCGGCGGGCAGGGCTTCGGCCTGCTCGAGCTGGCCATCGTGCTGGCCGAGTTCGGTTACGGCGCAGTGCCCGGGCCGTTCGTGCCGTCGGCGATCGCCAGTGCCCTGATCGCGTCGCACGACCCGGAGGCCAAGGTGCTCGCCGAGCTGGCGTCCGGCGCGGCCATCGCCGCCTACGCGCTGGACTCCGGGCTGACCGCCACCCGCAAGGGCCCAGAGGACGAGGGGGTGCTGGTGATCCGCGGCGAGGTCCGCGCGGTGCCCGCCGCGGCGCAGGCGTCGGTGCTGGTGCTGCCAGTGGCGATCGACTCCGGCGACGAGTGGGTGGTGCTGCGCGCCGAGGAACTCGACATCGAGCCGGTGAAAAGCCTGGATCCGCTGCGGCCGATTGCCCATGTGACCGCCGACGCCGTCGAGGTCGGCGAGGATGCTCTGTTGAGCACCTTGACCAGGACGAACGCCCACGCGCTGATGTCGACGCTGCTGTCCGCCGAGGCGATCGGCGTGGCCCGCTGGGCGACCGACACGGCGGCGCAGTACGCCAAGATCCGGGAGCAGTTCGGCCGGCCGATCGGCCAGTTCCAGGCCATCAAGCACAAGTGCGCCGAGATGATCGCCGACACCGAGCGGGCCACCGCGGCGGTGTGGGATGCGGCACGCGCGATCGACGAAGGCTCGCCGGACGTGGAGTTCGCCGCCGCCGTGGCCGCGACGCTGGCACCCACGGCCGCCCAGCGCTGCACGCAGGACTGCATTCAGGTGCACGGCGGCATCGGCTACACCTGGGAGCACGACACGAACGTGTACTACCGCCGTGCGCTGATGCTGGCCGCCTGCTTCGGTCGCAGTTCGGACTACCCGCAGAAGGTGGTCAACACCGCGACTACCACCGGCATGCGGCCGGTGGACATCGACCTGGATCCCGAGACCGAGAAGCTGCGTGAGGAGATCCGCGCGGAGGTCGCCGCGTTCAAGGCGAGGGATCGGGAGCCGCGCACGGTGGCACTCGCCGAGGGCGGTTGGGTATTGCCGTACCTGCCCAAGCCGTGGGGCCGGGCGTCCAGCCCGATCGAGCAGATCATCATCGCCCAGGAGTTCACCACCGGGCGGGTCCGGCGGCCACAGGTCGGCATCGCGGCGTGGATCATCCCGTCGATCGTCGCGTTCGGGACCGAGGAGCAGAAGCAACGCTTCCTGCCGCCTACCTTCCGCGGCGAGATGGTCTGGTGTCAGCTGTTCTCCGAGCCGGGCGCCGGATCGGACCTGGCCGGGCTGAGCACCAAAGCGACCCGGGCCGACGGCGGCTGGCGCATCACCGGCCAGAAGATCTGGACCACCGCCGCCCAGTACTCGCACTGGGGTGCGCTGCTGGCGAGAACTGAGCCCAGCGCTCCGAAACATAATGGCATCACCTACTTCCTGCTGGACATGCGCAGCGAAGGTGTGACGGTCAAGCCGCTGCGGGAGTTGACCGGGAACGCGATGTTCAACACCGTCTACATCGACGACGTGTTCGTTCCCGACGAGTGCGTGCTGGGCGAGGTCAACCGCGGCTGGGAGGTCAGCCGCAACACACTGACCGCGGAGCGGGTGTCGATCGGCAGCAGCGACGCAAACTTCCTGGCGACCCTGCCCCAGTTCGTCGAGTTCGTCCGCAATTACCGTTCTGAAGGGCAATTCGATCAGGTCGCCCAACACCGGGCCGGGCAGTTGATCGCCGAAGGGCACGCGGCCAAGGTGCTGAACCTGCGCTCGACGCTGTTGACGCTGGCCGGCGGTGACGCGATGCCGTCCGCGGCGATCTCGAAGCTGTTGTCGATGCGCACCGGTCAGGGCTACGCCGAATTCGCGGTGTCCTCGTTCGGCACCGACGCCGCAATCGGCGACCCCGATGAGCTGGCGGGTAAGTGGGGCGAGTATCTGCTGGCCAGCCGCGCCACCACCATCTACGGCGGCACCTCGGAAGTACAGCTCAACATCATCGCCGAGCGGCTGCTGGGCCTGCCGCGCGACCCGTAA
- a CDS encoding ABC transporter substrate-binding protein — translation MRQGWNRRGFLQLAGAAAAAAAAGPAAGCSNPKPPAGTAGSEGVTITHLFGQTVVKTPPKRVVSAGYTEQDDLLALGVVPIAVTNWFGDQPFAVWPWAQPKLGSAQPVVLNLDNGIAVDQISGLKPDLIVAINAGLDADTYQKLAAIAPTLAQSDGDAFFEPWKDQATAVGQAVFQADQMKALIDGVDKQFVAVAQSHPQWKTKRALLMQGTLFRGSVVATAAGWRTDFLNQMGFVIADSIKPFVSDHRAVIPRDQIKTVLDSADVVIWTTESSDEQKTLLADPEIAGSQATMQNRHVFTTKDQAGAIAFASPLSYPMVADQLPPLIGKVLG, via the coding sequence ATGCGACAGGGATGGAATCGGCGGGGGTTCTTGCAGCTCGCCGGTGCCGCCGCGGCCGCCGCGGCGGCCGGGCCGGCGGCGGGGTGCTCGAACCCCAAACCGCCGGCGGGCACTGCCGGCAGCGAAGGCGTGACGATCACCCATCTTTTCGGTCAGACCGTCGTCAAGACGCCGCCCAAACGTGTGGTCAGCGCGGGCTACACCGAGCAAGACGACCTGCTCGCCCTCGGCGTCGTACCGATCGCGGTGACCAACTGGTTCGGTGACCAGCCGTTCGCGGTGTGGCCGTGGGCCCAGCCCAAGCTCGGCAGCGCACAACCCGTGGTGCTGAACCTGGACAACGGGATAGCCGTCGACCAGATCTCTGGCCTGAAACCCGATCTGATCGTCGCCATCAACGCCGGCTTGGACGCCGACACCTACCAGAAGCTGGCCGCGATCGCACCGACCCTCGCGCAGTCCGACGGCGACGCGTTCTTCGAGCCGTGGAAGGACCAGGCCACAGCGGTCGGCCAGGCGGTGTTTCAGGCCGACCAGATGAAGGCGCTCATCGATGGCGTCGACAAGCAGTTCGTCGCCGTCGCCCAGAGTCACCCGCAGTGGAAGACCAAGCGCGCGTTGCTGATGCAGGGCACCCTGTTCCGGGGCAGCGTGGTCGCCACCGCGGCGGGCTGGCGAACCGACTTCCTCAACCAGATGGGTTTTGTCATCGCCGACAGCATCAAGCCGTTCGTCAGCGATCATCGCGCCGTCATCCCGCGCGACCAGATCAAGACGGTGCTCGATTCCGCCGACGTGGTGATCTGGACGACCGAGAGCTCCGACGAGCAGAAGACGCTGCTGGCCGACCCCGAGATCGCGGGATCGCAGGCGACCATGCAGAACCGCCATGTCTTCACCACCAAGGATCAGGCCGGTGCGATCGCTTTCGCGTCGCCGCTGAGTTACCCGATGGTCGCTGATCAGCTGCCCCCACTGATCGGCAAAGTGCTCGGATGA
- the fadD2 gene encoding long-chain-fatty-acid--CoA ligase FadD2: MPNLPGLPGQAVSKVQQYVERGSAELHYVRKIFEAGAFKLESPLKTAAMATDIAKWGEFGMLPSLNARRTPDRAALIDEDGEFSYRELDEAAHAVANGLIEKGVKGGDGVAILARNHRWFVIANYGAARVGARIILLNSEFSGPQIKEVSEREGAKVIIYDDEYTSAVSKAEPELGKLRALGTNPDSDEDSGSTDETLADLIKRSSSEPAPKASKHASIIILTSGTTGTPKGANRSTPPTLAPVGGILSHVPFKANEVTSLPAPMFHALGYLHATIAMFLGSTLVLRRKFKPPLVLEDIEKHKVTAMVVVPVMLSRILDTLEKMDSKPDLSSLKIIFVSGSQLGAELANRALKDIGPVVYNMYGSTEIAFATIARPEDLEKNASTVGPVVKGVKVKILDDNGNEVPQGDVGRIFVGNAFPFEGYTGGGHKQIIDGLMSSGDVGYFDEDGLLYVSGRDDEMIVSGGENVFPAEVEDLISGHEAVVEATAIGVEDKEWGHRLRAFVVKKEGADLDEDTIKGYVRDHLARYKVPREVIFLDELPRNPTGKILKRELREMQVD, from the coding sequence ATGCCTAACCTTCCAGGCCTGCCCGGGCAAGCCGTTTCCAAGGTCCAGCAATATGTCGAACGCGGCTCAGCCGAACTGCACTACGTGCGGAAGATCTTCGAGGCGGGTGCATTCAAGCTGGAGTCGCCGCTGAAGACCGCCGCGATGGCGACCGACATCGCGAAGTGGGGTGAGTTCGGCATGCTGCCCTCGCTCAACGCCAGACGGACGCCGGATCGCGCGGCGCTGATCGACGAGGACGGCGAGTTCAGCTATCGCGAGCTCGACGAGGCCGCCCACGCGGTGGCCAACGGCCTGATCGAAAAGGGCGTCAAGGGCGGCGACGGCGTCGCCATCCTGGCCCGCAACCACCGCTGGTTCGTCATCGCCAACTACGGCGCGGCCCGCGTCGGTGCCCGCATCATCCTGCTCAACAGCGAATTCTCCGGTCCGCAGATCAAAGAGGTCTCCGAGCGCGAAGGCGCCAAGGTCATCATCTATGACGACGAATACACCAGCGCCGTCAGCAAAGCTGAGCCCGAACTCGGCAAGCTGCGCGCGCTGGGCACTAACCCGGACAGTGACGAGGACTCGGGCAGCACCGACGAGACGCTCGCCGACCTGATCAAGCGCAGCAGCTCCGAGCCCGCGCCCAAGGCCAGCAAACACGCGTCGATCATCATCCTGACCAGCGGCACGACCGGGACACCCAAGGGCGCCAACCGCAGCACCCCGCCCACCCTGGCCCCCGTCGGCGGCATCCTGTCGCACGTCCCGTTCAAGGCCAACGAGGTCACCTCGCTGCCGGCGCCGATGTTCCACGCGCTCGGTTATCTGCACGCCACTATCGCGATGTTCCTGGGATCGACGCTGGTGCTGCGGCGCAAGTTCAAGCCACCGCTGGTGCTGGAAGACATCGAGAAGCACAAGGTGACGGCCATGGTCGTGGTGCCGGTGATGTTGTCGCGCATCCTCGACACGCTGGAGAAGATGGATTCCAAGCCCGACCTGTCCAGCTTGAAGATCATCTTCGTGTCCGGATCTCAGTTGGGGGCCGAGTTGGCCAACCGCGCTCTGAAGGACATCGGTCCGGTCGTTTACAACATGTACGGCTCGACGGAGATCGCGTTCGCGACGATTGCCCGGCCCGAGGACCTGGAGAAGAACGCCTCGACGGTCGGTCCGGTCGTCAAGGGTGTGAAGGTCAAGATCCTCGACGACAACGGCAACGAGGTGCCCCAGGGCGACGTGGGTCGCATCTTCGTCGGCAACGCCTTCCCGTTCGAGGGCTACACGGGCGGCGGGCACAAGCAGATCATCGACGGCCTGATGTCGTCGGGCGACGTCGGCTACTTCGACGAAGACGGCTTGCTTTACGTCAGCGGCCGCGACGACGAGATGATCGTCTCCGGCGGCGAGAACGTGTTCCCCGCCGAGGTCGAGGATCTGATCAGCGGACACGAAGCCGTGGTGGAGGCCACCGCGATCGGTGTCGAGGACAAGGAGTGGGGCCACCGGCTACGCGCGTTCGTCGTGAAGAAGGAAGGCGCCGACCTCGACGAGGACACCATCAAGGGATACGTACGCGACCACCTGGCCCGCTACAAGGTGCCGCGCGAAGTGATCTTCCTCGACGAATTGCCGCGCAACCCGACCGGCAAGATTCTCAAGCGCGAACTGCGCGAAATGCAGGTCGACTAG
- a CDS encoding DNA polymerase domain-containing protein, with protein sequence MNAMTGPVSLEVAGHHVTITHPDKVVFEAHGETGPYTKLDLVRYYLSVADGALRGVAGRPMILKRFVKGIAQEAVFQKRAPTKRPDWVDVAELHYARGTSAAEAVIHDAAGLAWAINLGCVDLNPHPVLATDLDHPDELRVDLDPMPGVDWRGIVDVALVAREVLEDYGLVAWPKTSGSRGLHIYARIAPRWEFRQVRLAAQTVAREVERRVPHAATSRWWKEEREGVFVDFNQNAKDRTVASAYSVRATADARVSTPLFWDEVAGCRPEAFTIATVPDRFAAIGDPWAGMDPSNQAAVGDLDRLLMLAEEMGPPERAPRGAAKSADGRRQSSMPLIEIARTKTKDEAMAALDTWRDRYPAVAERLAPADVLVDGMRGPSSIWYRIRINLQHVPADQRPPQEELIADYSPWEGKGDWKAD encoded by the coding sequence ATGAACGCCATGACCGGTCCGGTGTCATTGGAGGTTGCCGGGCACCATGTCACGATCACTCACCCGGACAAAGTCGTCTTCGAAGCCCATGGTGAGACCGGGCCTTACACCAAGCTCGACCTGGTCCGCTATTACCTTTCGGTGGCCGACGGTGCGTTGCGGGGTGTGGCCGGGCGCCCGATGATCCTCAAGCGCTTCGTCAAGGGAATCGCGCAGGAGGCGGTGTTCCAGAAACGTGCGCCGACGAAGCGGCCGGACTGGGTCGACGTCGCCGAGCTCCACTACGCGCGGGGCACGTCGGCCGCCGAGGCCGTCATCCACGACGCCGCTGGGCTGGCGTGGGCGATCAACCTGGGCTGTGTGGACCTCAACCCGCACCCGGTGCTCGCCACCGACCTCGACCACCCCGATGAGCTGCGCGTCGACCTGGACCCGATGCCCGGGGTCGACTGGCGGGGCATCGTCGACGTGGCCCTGGTGGCCCGCGAGGTGCTGGAGGACTACGGCCTGGTCGCGTGGCCGAAGACGTCCGGGTCGCGCGGCCTTCACATCTACGCCCGCATCGCCCCACGCTGGGAGTTCCGTCAGGTCCGGCTGGCCGCCCAGACCGTGGCCCGTGAGGTGGAACGGCGAGTGCCCCACGCCGCGACCAGCCGCTGGTGGAAGGAAGAGCGCGAGGGGGTGTTCGTCGACTTCAACCAGAACGCGAAGGACCGCACGGTCGCGTCCGCCTACTCGGTGCGGGCCACCGCGGACGCCCGGGTGTCGACGCCGCTGTTTTGGGACGAGGTGGCCGGCTGCCGGCCGGAGGCGTTCACGATCGCCACCGTCCCCGACCGGTTCGCCGCTATCGGTGACCCGTGGGCGGGGATGGACCCCTCCAACCAAGCAGCGGTCGGCGACCTGGACCGGCTGCTGATGCTGGCCGAGGAAATGGGCCCCCCGGAGCGGGCGCCGCGCGGCGCGGCAAAGAGCGCCGACGGGCGCCGCCAGTCCTCGATGCCACTGATCGAGATCGCCCGGACCAAGACCAAGGACGAGGCAATGGCCGCGCTGGACACCTGGCGTGACCGCTACCCCGCCGTCGCCGAGCGGTTGGCGCCGGCCGATGTGCTGGTCGACGGCATGCGCGGGCCGAGTTCGATCTGGTACCGGATCCGGATCAACCTGCAGCACGTTCCCGCCGACCAGCGCCCGCCGCAGGAGGAGCTGATCGCCGACTACAGCCCTTGGGAAGGGAAAGGGGACTGGAAAGCTGACTGA
- a CDS encoding TetR family transcriptional regulator has translation MTDQPLGLRERKKLKTRQAIRREAFRLIEANGYAATAVEQIAEAAEVSPSTFFRYFGSKESLLLADDLDPLIFAAFEAQPPELSPTEAIRRAYTEVMAALPAEQLDFENTRQRLMFSIPELKAAMYDEYYRTVNVVAEMIGRRIGRPTDDFEVRVFAGALTGAMMAAADSAPPTAATIYRALDFVDAGMPLR, from the coding sequence CTGACTGATCAACCCCTGGGTCTGCGGGAGCGCAAGAAACTCAAGACCCGCCAGGCCATCAGGCGTGAGGCATTCCGCCTGATCGAGGCGAACGGCTATGCGGCCACCGCCGTCGAGCAGATCGCCGAGGCCGCCGAGGTGTCGCCGAGTACCTTCTTCCGCTACTTCGGATCCAAGGAGTCGTTGCTGCTCGCCGACGACCTGGACCCGCTGATCTTCGCGGCGTTCGAGGCGCAGCCGCCCGAGCTGTCGCCCACCGAGGCGATCCGCCGCGCCTACACCGAAGTCATGGCCGCTCTGCCCGCTGAGCAGCTGGATTTCGAGAACACCCGGCAGCGGCTGATGTTCTCGATACCCGAGCTCAAGGCCGCCATGTACGACGAGTACTACCGCACCGTCAACGTTGTGGCCGAGATGATCGGGCGCCGAATCGGCCGTCCCACAGACGATTTCGAAGTCCGGGTGTTCGCCGGAGCACTGACCGGCGCGATGATGGCCGCCGCCGACAGCGCGCCACCGACGGCCGCGACGATCTATCGGGCCCTGGACTTCGTCGATGCCGGCATGCCGCTGCGGTGA
- a CDS encoding 5-oxoprolinase subunit B family protein, which produces MSVTDLPADVSTELVGNVVLDYGDQALLVQCGSTAEVLAWADTLRAAALPGVLDIVPAARTVLVKLDGTRYQGAIRQRLRKLRITADTAAPAERTADVVIDVVYDGPDLAEVASHTGLTAAQVIDAHTATLWRVGFSGFAPGFAYLVDGDPRLRVPRRAEPRTSVPAGSVALAGEFSAIYPRQSPGGWQLIGRTDAVLWDLTRSDPALLTQGMWVQFRAA; this is translated from the coding sequence ATGAGCGTGACGGATCTCCCCGCGGACGTGTCGACCGAGCTGGTCGGCAACGTCGTCTTGGACTACGGCGACCAGGCGCTGTTGGTGCAATGCGGCAGCACCGCAGAGGTATTGGCATGGGCGGACACGTTGCGGGCGGCGGCACTGCCCGGTGTGCTCGACATCGTTCCCGCCGCCCGCACGGTGCTGGTCAAACTCGACGGCACTCGATATCAGGGCGCCATCCGACAGCGACTACGGAAACTGCGGATCACGGCGGACACGGCCGCCCCGGCCGAGCGCACCGCCGATGTGGTGATCGACGTCGTCTACGACGGTCCGGACCTCGCCGAGGTCGCCAGCCACACCGGACTGACGGCCGCACAGGTCATCGACGCTCACACAGCCACGCTGTGGCGAGTCGGATTCAGTGGATTCGCACCGGGTTTCGCGTACCTCGTCGACGGCGATCCGCGGCTGCGGGTGCCCCGCCGGGCCGAGCCGCGTACCTCGGTACCGGCCGGCTCCGTCGCACTCGCGGGTGAGTTCAGCGCGATCTATCCACGCCAATCCCCCGGCGGCTGGCAACTCATCGGCCGCACCGACGCGGTCCTGTGGGACCTGACGCGGTCCGATCCGGCGCTGCTGACGCAGGGCATGTGGGTTCAATTCCGGGCCGCGTGA
- a CDS encoding 2-hydroxyacid dehydrogenase, giving the protein MDQQAVALRVLAHFVPGDKVLDFLAAEADWLDIRWCAPDDDTGFYRELPEADVIWHVLRPLSGDDLKRGKKLRLVHKLGAGVNTIDVATATDRGIAVANMPGANAPSVAEGTVLLMLAALRRLPELDRATRQGRGWPLDPDLGETVRDIGGCTVGLVGYGNIAARVAAFVGAMGATVVHTSTRDDGRPGWRPLPELLAGSDIVSLHLALTADTHHLLNRDAIALMKPSAVLVNTSRGAIVDEDALAGALRDGRLAAAGLDVFEAEPTAPDNPLFGLDNVVLTPHVTWYTVDTMRRYLVQAVANCRRLRDGEPLAHLVTPVVNQPTGY; this is encoded by the coding sequence GTGGATCAGCAAGCGGTGGCGCTGAGAGTTCTCGCCCACTTCGTTCCCGGTGACAAAGTCCTCGATTTCCTTGCGGCCGAAGCAGATTGGCTCGACATTCGCTGGTGCGCCCCCGATGACGACACCGGCTTCTACCGCGAGCTGCCCGAAGCCGACGTGATTTGGCATGTACTACGGCCGTTGTCCGGCGACGACCTGAAACGCGGGAAGAAGCTGCGGCTGGTGCACAAGCTCGGCGCCGGGGTGAACACCATCGATGTGGCGACCGCGACCGACCGCGGCATCGCGGTCGCCAACATGCCCGGCGCCAATGCGCCGTCGGTGGCCGAGGGAACCGTGCTGTTGATGCTCGCCGCCCTGCGCAGGCTGCCGGAGCTCGACCGGGCCACCCGACAGGGGCGTGGGTGGCCGCTCGATCCCGACCTGGGCGAGACAGTCCGCGACATCGGTGGCTGCACAGTCGGCCTGGTGGGTTACGGCAACATCGCCGCGCGCGTCGCCGCCTTCGTCGGCGCCATGGGCGCCACCGTCGTGCACACCAGCACGCGCGACGACGGCCGGCCCGGCTGGCGGCCGCTGCCCGAACTGCTCGCCGGCAGCGACATCGTCTCGCTGCACCTGGCGTTGACGGCCGACACCCATCATCTGCTCAACCGGGACGCGATCGCCTTGATGAAGCCGAGCGCGGTGTTGGTCAACACCTCGCGCGGCGCCATCGTCGACGAGGACGCGCTGGCCGGCGCGCTGCGCGACGGACGGCTGGCGGCCGCGGGCCTCGACGTTTTCGAGGCCGAGCCGACCGCGCCCGACAATCCGCTGTTCGGCCTGGACAACGTCGTGCTGACACCGCACGTCACCTGGTACACCGTCGACACGATGCGGCGCTATCTGGTCCAGGCCGTCGCCAACTGCCGCCGGCTGCGCGACGGCGAGCCGCTAGCCCACCTGGTAACCCCTGTAGTCAACCAACCCACCGGTTATTAG